GGGAATTTTTGGCTGTAAACGTTGTCTGCCTTGTCATGCTTTTTATATCGTCCGCCATGTCCGAAGCATCCCGCGCCAGGAATTGGGACACCCTTTTGTTTCGCGGGGTTTTCCTTTTCGCCCCCCTGTCCTATGGTGTGTTCGCGTGGCTCGCGGGACTGTTTCTCGCCGGCGAGTTCTCGGGTGTGAACGGCGCGTTTGCCCTGGCCGCCGCGGCCGCCCTGGCGATCCCCTTGAGCCGTGTTTTGCATCCCGGCGCCTTTACGGCCATTGCGGGCGGTTACATTCTTTGGGCCAGTGTCATTTATGTCCCCGAAGTGACGCGTCATTTCCAGGATGCCCCCGGCCGCTTCGGCGCCGCGGCCGGTCTGTTGGCGGTTCTGTCCCTGCTGGGCGACCGCTTTTTCACCACCCTTGAAAGGCGCCCCTTCGCGGCGTGGCTTTGCGCCGGTTTTTTGGCGAACGCCTTAGTCGTCCTGTTGTGCCACCTGGAAAATGCGGTCCAGGCCGCATGGCTGATGCCGGCCACCGCGCTGGTTTGTTTCTTCTTTCTTGGATATGCGGCGCTCTTCCGCTCAACCGCCGCGGCGGCCGTCTCTGTTGCCGGAATCGTGTACGCCTCATTCCGCCACACGTTAAACGCATACGACGAGACGGCGCTCCAGCCCGGCCTGGTGCTGGGCTTCCTGCTCCCCGCATTTTACTGGGTGTTGTCTGAACGGCTCTTTGCGCTGTGGTCGCATCGTTGGGGCGGCGTCCTGGATGCGGTGCGTGAAAAGACCTCCTTTGAACTTCGCCGGCCCGAAACGGCCCTGGCACCCCTGTCGGCGGCCACTGTGCTGCTGCTGCTGCTCATCGAGCGCGTTCCGTCCCTTGCCCCGGCGAACCTCGTGTTCATCACCATCGGCTGGTTTTCACTCGCGGCCCTGCTGCTGGCGGTTTCGCTCCTCTTCCGGCAGCGCTATTACCGCTATGCCGGTCTGGCCGTCGTGCTGCTTTCCCTGGGACGCCTGTTCCTGATTGACATGAAAGAGCAGGACCCGCTGCTGCGCGTGGCGGCGTTCGCCGTGGTGGGCGCCGGACTGTTGGGCATCAGCCTCGGCTATTACAAGTGGATGGCCAAAATGCGCTCCGATACCGTCCCCTCCGGCGATGACTCCGCGCCGCCAGCGCAGGAAGGCGGGCCGCATCAGGACGGACAAGGGGGGATTGCAACCGGAACCGGAAATGAAGACCCGCGTGACTAAAAGGCCGCCTTACGGGGAGGGGCGGCGGCCGGGCGCGGCAAATTGCTTTTACACCGGGTGCCGCATGAAAATACTGGCACGAGGTGTGAACATGGAACAGCAGGGCTTATGCGCCGAATGCGGCGCCGCGTTTCCCGCCGACGCGCCGGAAGGGCTCTGTCCGCAATGCCTCATGAGGGCCGCTGTCGAAGCCTGTGCCCAGTGCGGACAAAAACCGGCCGCCACCGACATTCCCGCCGGACCGGATGACAGCGCCGGGGACGCCCCCCATGCGCTCCTTTGCCGTGACGCCATTCCGGGGTATGAAATCTTAAAAGAGGTCCATTGCGGCGGTCAGGGCATTGTGTACGAGGCGGTTCAGAAGGTGACCAGGCGCCGGGTGGCGATAAAGGTCATGCGGGAGGGCCCCTTCACCGGATTAAACGGGCGGCTCCGTTTCGACCGCGAAATTCAAATTCTCGCGGCGCTCCAACATCCATATATCGTGGCCATTCATGAAAGCGGCTCCGCGTTTGGCAGTTATTATTTCACGATGGATTATGTTTCCGGCTGCCCCATTGACCGGCACATCCGGGAAAAGGGACTTGACACCGACGGCATCCTCCGGCTTTTCATAAAGATTTGCGAGGGGGTCAACGCAGCCCACCTTCTTGGGGTTATTCACCGGGATTTGAAGCCCGCCAACGTCCTGGTGGATGACGATGGCACGCCGCACATCCTTGACTTTGGCCTGGCGCGGACCTTGTCAGACACCATGTCGGAGGGGACACAGGCGCAGACGATATCCATGGCCGGGGATTTCGTTGGGAGCCCGCCCTGGGCATCACCGGAGCAGGCTGTTGGCATGCCCGGCCATGTGATAGACGCGCGCACGGATGTCTATTCACTGGGTGTCATGCTTTACCAGGCGGTCACCGGGCATTTCCCCTACGATGTCAACGGGAATGTCATGGATGTCCTCGAGCGGGTCCTCTATTCCGAGCCTTCCCGGCCGGGACTCTTTCTGCGCGGCCTCAGCGACGAGGTGGAAACCATCATCCTCAAGGCCCTCACGAAAGACCGGGACCGGCGCTACCAGTCCGCGGGAGAGCTGGGACGCGACATCAGCCACTATCTGGCCGGGGAACCGATAGCGGCCAGACGGGACAGCACAATGTATGTTCTGAAAAAATTGCTGCGCCGCCACAGGCTTGCCGTGGCTGCGACGGCGGCTTTCGTCATGCTGCTCTCCGCTTCCCTGGTCTTGT
This genomic stretch from Candidatus Hydrogenedentota bacterium harbors:
- a CDS encoding DUF2339 domain-containing protein, with the translated sequence MLALTACAVLLDSQSYALGSAVSLLLGALPLGMHHLGHFRGEFLAVNVVCLVMLFISSAMSEASRARNWDTLLFRGVFLFAPLSYGVFAWLAGLFLAGEFSGVNGAFALAAAAALAIPLSRVLHPGAFTAIAGGYILWASVIYVPEVTRHFQDAPGRFGAAAGLLAVLSLLGDRFFTTLERRPFAAWLCAGFLANALVVLLCHLENAVQAAWLMPATALVCFFFLGYAALFRSTAAAAVSVAGIVYASFRHTLNAYDETALQPGLVLGFLLPAFYWVLSERLFALWSHRWGGVLDAVREKTSFELRRPETALAPLSAATVLLLLLIERVPSLAPANLVFITIGWFSLAALLLAVSLLFRQRYYRYAGLAVVLLSLGRLFLIDMKEQDPLLRVAAFAVVGAGLLGISLGYYKWMAKMRSDTVPSGDDSAPPAQEGGPHQDGQGGIATGTGNEDPRD